The Deltaproteobacteria bacterium genome includes a window with the following:
- a CDS encoding cellulase family glycosylhydrolase translates to MSNRLITLFVPVFTALMLVGPLAAPAVASPELRAEGRHFKAADGRTVILRGINVAGNSKVPPFVPFTDMSKLDPLKAWGYNAIRLLFNWEAYEPFPGQYNDEYLGLLVQIANAAWQRGIYTIVDFHQDGFSRYSVSGCGDGFPGWALPPEVTPAAPDNSGGACHNWGVMMTLDPGMHTSWSHFYADTHGVRTRYLMVWNRIVPAFVSNPGVIGYDLLNEPWGWEAAELLPLYEDAAAIIRSIDPTAILFIEGHVTTNGGLQTTLPKPSFGNFAYAPHFYEGLALVSNYWSGITWAADMGYSTMNQKAQEWNVPLFVGEFGIGANATNGLAYVDLNYTKLDDYFASGAYWNYTPGWDPALKDRWNGEDLSIVTNTGATRPTFRHRAYAQKIPGTPQKLKTTYGSNPEIEIKWAHNPSLGRMEAFVPKQQLWGNAQLKITVEGTSTGCWFNDASTFMCQSTTATTKTIKVRKCVMFLGACL, encoded by the coding sequence ATGAGTAACCGCCTGATCACCCTGTTTGTCCCTGTTTTTACCGCCCTGATGCTCGTCGGGCCGCTGGCGGCACCTGCTGTGGCCTCTCCGGAACTGCGTGCCGAGGGCCGCCACTTCAAGGCCGCCGACGGACGAACCGTGATACTCCGGGGCATCAACGTGGCGGGCAACTCCAAAGTGCCGCCGTTCGTTCCGTTTACCGACATGTCGAAGCTCGATCCGCTGAAGGCGTGGGGCTACAACGCCATCCGCCTGCTCTTCAACTGGGAAGCCTACGAACCGTTTCCTGGCCAGTACAACGACGAATACCTGGGCCTGCTGGTCCAGATCGCCAATGCAGCCTGGCAACGCGGCATCTACACCATCGTCGATTTCCACCAGGACGGGTTTTCCCGGTACAGCGTCTCCGGATGCGGTGACGGTTTCCCCGGATGGGCCCTGCCGCCGGAAGTGACTCCGGCCGCTCCCGACAACAGCGGCGGCGCCTGCCATAACTGGGGCGTGATGATGACCCTTGACCCCGGCATGCACACAAGCTGGTCGCACTTCTACGCCGACACTCATGGCGTCCGCACACGCTACCTGATGGTGTGGAACCGGATCGTCCCCGCTTTCGTCTCCAATCCCGGAGTGATTGGCTACGACCTGCTAAATGAGCCCTGGGGCTGGGAAGCGGCCGAACTGCTCCCGCTCTATGAAGATGCCGCCGCCATCATCCGCTCAATCGACCCCACGGCCATACTGTTTATCGAGGGCCACGTCACCACCAACGGCGGCCTGCAGACCACGCTTCCCAAGCCCTCGTTCGGAAACTTTGCCTACGCTCCGCACTTCTACGAAGGGCTCGCCCTCGTCAGCAACTACTGGAGCGGCATTACCTGGGCCGCCGACATGGGCTACTCAACCATGAACCAGAAGGCCCAGGAGTGGAACGTCCCGCTGTTCGTGGGCGAGTTTGGCATCGGAGCAAACGCCACGAACGGACTGGCCTATGTCGATCTCAACTACACGAAGCTGGACGATTACTTCGCTTCCGGTGCCTACTGGAACTACACGCCCGGCTGGGATCCGGCACTGAAAGACCGGTGGAATGGCGAAGACCTGTCTATCGTCACCAATACCGGAGCCACCCGTCCTACTTTCCGCCACCGGGCCTATGCCCAGAAGATTCCCGGCACGCCGCAGAAGCTCAAGACAACCTACGGCTCAAATCCCGAGATCGAGATCAAGTGGGCCCACAATCCATCGCTCGGCCGGATGGAAGCCTTTGTGCCGAAACAGCAGCTCTGGGGAAACGCCCAGCTCAAGATCACCGTGGAGGGAACCTCCACCGGATGCTGGTTCAACGATGCCAGCACCTTCATGTGCCAGAGCACCACGGCCACCACCAAAACCATCAAGGTGAGAAAGTGCGTGATGTTCCTGGGAGCCTGTTTATAG
- a CDS encoding efflux RND transporter periplasmic adaptor subunit, with product MNIRTAAAFLAIPIFLSACHRHDDPHGHGPGASLAAPSGEHQHIVRLAPGELERQGIEIREAGPLVIQNELMLAGEIRLNEDRLARIRPRYAGIVKSVNRRPGDQVQAGDILATVESSEGLTVYPLKAMISGSVIERHVSPGDTVDTTAEAFIVADLTTVWADFSVFQNALSDVRTGQKVTVAPWGTGDPVAAEIVFVTPVMVRSSRTATARTVLPNSGMRWKPGMFVTGRVVTGLHNSAIGVPVTALQTVAGETGLFVTDGVSDGLEFRLVRLGARSSDAVEVISGLFVGERYAATGTFILKAELLKSEAEHDH from the coding sequence ATGAACATTCGCACCGCCGCTGCTTTTCTGGCGATTCCCATTTTCTTGTCGGCATGTCATCGGCACGATGATCCGCATGGACATGGTCCGGGGGCTTCTTTGGCGGCCCCTTCCGGAGAACATCAGCATATCGTCAGGCTTGCGCCCGGCGAACTGGAGCGACAGGGAATCGAAATCCGCGAGGCCGGCCCTCTGGTCATTCAGAATGAACTCATGCTGGCCGGTGAAATCCGTCTGAACGAGGACAGGCTTGCCCGTATCCGGCCACGGTATGCCGGAATCGTGAAGTCTGTTAATCGCCGGCCGGGCGACCAGGTGCAGGCTGGCGATATACTGGCCACGGTTGAAAGCAGCGAAGGACTGACTGTCTATCCGCTGAAGGCAATGATTAGCGGAAGCGTGATCGAAAGGCATGTTTCACCGGGAGACACGGTGGACACCACTGCCGAGGCGTTTATTGTTGCAGACCTGACCACTGTCTGGGCTGACTTCAGTGTGTTTCAAAATGCCCTGAGCGATGTCAGGACCGGACAGAAAGTAACGGTGGCACCCTGGGGAACAGGAGATCCCGTCGCAGCCGAAATCGTTTTCGTAACTCCAGTAATGGTTCGCAGCAGCCGAACGGCCACGGCACGAACCGTACTCCCCAACTCTGGAATGAGGTGGAAGCCCGGCATGTTTGTGACTGGCCGGGTTGTGACCGGGCTGCACAATTCTGCCATAGGTGTCCCCGTGACCGCCCTGCAGACGGTGGCGGGCGAAACCGGTCTTTTCGTTACTGACGGAGTCAGTGACGGGCTTGAATTTCGCCTGGTCCGGCTGGGTGCCAGGTCGTCAGATGCGGTCGAGGTGATTTCCGGCCTTTTCGTGGGTGAACGGTACGCCGCTACCGGCACCTTCATCCTGAAAGCCGAGCTTCTCAAGAGTGAAGCCGAGCATGATCACTGA
- a CDS encoding TolC family protein, with protein MKNQFVPSALLLAAQFLVALPPAVRAQSLPPLSFEAAWERVLRNHPTIEAAEHGIRAAEARERQAALMPNPEVSVEVENVLGSSPMSRLREAETTFQYSQALEIWGSRDRRTRAAALETEIIRREREAGLAELLYDTRRGFISVAAAEERLALVEQQVQAIERSVQAASRRVTAGRSSPVELLRLQVALAGSRIALESARKTLDGTRQSLALLWGGTEPDFSRTEGTFAEIPRLPDFAAIAGQLENTAGLRRADAESSAISGQIELEAVRWKPVPSGSIGIRHLNGPNAVALVGGIAFPLPVLNRNQESIRALRETLLQTEAARNALRISLLQELRRWWTEATIAHGEAETIRAQALPQVASALEESRRRYETGAGSYMELLDTNQTWFDLHSRYLDALTSCHLAIAALERPFTGGISAGSAHP; from the coding sequence ATGAAAAACCAGTTTGTCCCGTCAGCCCTCTTGCTGGCTGCACAGTTCCTTGTTGCATTACCGCCTGCAGTCCGGGCCCAGTCTCTTCCACCACTCTCTTTCGAAGCAGCATGGGAACGGGTTCTGCGAAACCATCCGACGATTGAGGCAGCCGAGCATGGGATCCGGGCAGCAGAAGCCCGTGAGCGTCAGGCTGCACTGATGCCCAATCCCGAGGTTTCGGTCGAAGTCGAGAATGTGCTGGGCAGCAGCCCGATGTCTCGTCTCAGGGAGGCTGAAACAACATTCCAGTATTCACAGGCGCTGGAGATATGGGGCAGCCGGGACAGGCGCACCAGAGCCGCCGCTCTCGAAACGGAAATCATTCGCAGGGAGCGCGAAGCCGGCCTTGCCGAACTTCTGTATGACACCCGGCGGGGGTTTATCAGTGTGGCGGCCGCAGAGGAGCGGCTGGCACTTGTCGAGCAGCAGGTGCAGGCCATCGAAAGGTCGGTGCAGGCGGCCAGCAGGCGGGTGACTGCCGGGCGGAGTTCTCCGGTGGAACTGCTCCGCTTGCAGGTCGCGCTGGCGGGTAGCCGCATCGCCCTCGAGAGCGCCCGGAAGACTCTGGATGGGACGAGACAGTCCCTTGCACTCCTGTGGGGAGGAACTGAACCGGACTTCAGCCGTACGGAAGGAACGTTTGCCGAGATCCCCAGATTGCCTGATTTTGCTGCGATTGCCGGCCAGCTTGAAAATACTGCGGGACTGCGGAGGGCAGATGCCGAGAGTTCGGCCATCAGCGGGCAGATCGAACTGGAAGCTGTCCGGTGGAAACCGGTTCCATCGGGCAGCATCGGCATCCGCCATCTGAACGGACCCAATGCCGTGGCGCTGGTCGGGGGAATAGCCTTTCCCCTGCCAGTTCTGAACCGTAATCAGGAATCGATCAGGGCCCTTCGGGAAACCCTCCTGCAGACCGAGGCTGCCAGAAACGCGCTGCGAATCAGCCTGCTTCAGGAGCTCAGGCGCTGGTGGACGGAGGCAACCATCGCCCACGGTGAGGCGGAAACGATCCGGGCCCAGGCCTTGCCGCAGGTCGCATCGGCACTGGAGGAAAGCCGCCGGAGGTACGAGACCGGCGCGGGCAGCTACATGGAACTGCTCGACACGAACCAGACATGGTTCGATCTCCACAGCCGGTACCTTGATGCACTGACAAGCTGCCATCTGGCTATTGCCGCACTTGAGCGGCCGTTCACGGGTGGTATTTCTGCAGGGAGCGCCCATCCATGA
- a CDS encoding DUF2236 domain-containing protein → MPVSSADLENYIERVSARVRDPRVGLFGPGSMVWEINCEVSNILAGGRALLLQTAHPYVAHGVDQHSNTTADPHGRFKRTYQNIAAVVFGDLDAAIRASRRVHALHDTITGKITEAVGRYRPGDAYEANVEPALLWVHATLWESAVFVFEQTVRTLTLAEKDRFWDEGRLFAYMFGISDSTLPPDWTQFMEYCHRMWESDELAVGKPAREIAAWALTPPVPALAPAMWLYKIVTAGLLPPRFRDEFGFRWSAADRTIFRTFMSGVRTLYPLTPKGWRYVPAYVDAQRRIQGLEGRDPLAAYREGILMRLLEARGKREQTAAH, encoded by the coding sequence ATGCCGGTCAGTAGTGCCGATCTGGAAAATTACATTGAGCGGGTTTCCGCGAGGGTGCGGGATCCCCGGGTGGGGCTGTTTGGGCCCGGCTCAATGGTGTGGGAGATCAACTGCGAGGTGAGCAACATCCTGGCCGGTGGCCGGGCACTGCTCCTGCAGACGGCACACCCGTATGTTGCTCACGGTGTTGACCAGCACTCAAATACCACCGCCGATCCGCACGGCCGGTTCAAGCGGACGTACCAGAACATCGCTGCCGTGGTATTTGGAGATCTGGACGCTGCCATTCGCGCATCCCGCCGGGTACATGCGCTTCATGACACGATCACCGGGAAAATAACCGAAGCTGTCGGCCGTTACCGGCCGGGTGACGCCTATGAGGCCAACGTGGAACCGGCCCTCCTGTGGGTGCATGCTACACTGTGGGAGAGCGCAGTTTTCGTATTCGAGCAGACGGTCCGGACGCTGACGCTCGCCGAGAAAGACCGGTTCTGGGATGAAGGCAGGCTGTTCGCCTACATGTTTGGCATTTCCGACTCGACGCTGCCGCCCGACTGGACGCAGTTCATGGAATACTGCCACCGGATGTGGGAGTCTGACGAACTGGCGGTCGGCAAACCGGCCCGTGAAATTGCCGCCTGGGCACTGACGCCGCCTGTTCCGGCCCTTGCACCGGCAATGTGGCTCTACAAGATCGTGACGGCCGGGCTTCTGCCGCCCCGGTTCCGCGACGAATTCGGATTCCGGTGGAGTGCGGCGGACCGGACGATTTTCCGCACGTTCATGTCGGGCGTTCGCACACTGTATCCCCTGACCCCCAAAGGGTGGCGTTATGTACCAGCATATGTGGATGCCCAGCGCCGTATTCAGGGGCTTGAGGGCCGGGATCCGCTGGCGGCGTACCGGGAAGGAATCCTGATGCGGCTTCTTGAGGCCAGAGGAAAGCGGGAGCAGACCGCGGCACACTGA
- a CDS encoding dicarboxylate/amino acid:cation symporter, translating into MRERLHIWIFTGMALGAILGLLLWGVDREAALFRHTVWTLDLVGKTLFIGALKMLVPPLIFATIVAGVTSLPSARDLGDLGWKTFAYYLATTSIAVFIGIVAVTTIQPGKWEASRKITAARQAELAGEASAAVHDADTAARYHRIQERKRTPAGFVGDILDEMIQNPFRALASGSSLGIIFFALLLGVSCLAVGREAEPAVQFFRALNTVVLKLTIWIMAFSPVAVFALMAGLLAQQGPDVFHSLAGYIVTVIGGIGVHVIILLLICKYAGRMSPLRLLRGIREAWLIAFSTRSSAATLPVTLRCAEENLGISRKVTEFVLPVGATLNMDGTALYEGVAIIFLIQMFGGMPDVGITLEPLALLLIFLAAVLASVGAAAVPDAGLITMVLVAGVVGLPEYYLVYIFAVDAFLDMFRTSTNVMGDTVGAVVMQRIEGGRLKIAA; encoded by the coding sequence GTGCGCGAACGCCTGCACATCTGGATTTTCACCGGTATGGCGCTTGGAGCCATCCTGGGACTCTTGCTCTGGGGAGTTGACCGTGAGGCCGCCCTCTTCCGTCATACGGTCTGGACACTGGACCTGGTGGGGAAAACCCTTTTTATCGGTGCCCTCAAGATGCTTGTGCCCCCGCTCATCTTTGCCACCATCGTGGCGGGGGTGACGAGCCTGCCCTCCGCCCGCGATCTGGGCGATCTTGGATGGAAAACTTTCGCATACTACCTGGCGACGACCTCCATCGCCGTTTTCATCGGCATTGTGGCGGTTACCACGATTCAGCCGGGCAAGTGGGAAGCATCCCGGAAGATCACCGCAGCACGGCAGGCAGAACTGGCAGGGGAGGCTTCCGCAGCGGTCCACGATGCGGATACCGCAGCCCGTTATCACCGGATACAGGAACGGAAACGCACACCGGCCGGATTCGTGGGAGATATTCTCGACGAAATGATCCAGAACCCGTTCCGGGCTCTCGCCTCCGGATCGTCACTGGGTATCATCTTCTTCGCGCTGCTTCTGGGCGTGAGCTGTCTTGCCGTGGGTCGCGAGGCCGAACCGGCCGTGCAGTTCTTCCGTGCCCTGAATACCGTGGTCCTGAAACTCACCATCTGGATCATGGCCTTTTCACCTGTGGCGGTATTCGCGCTCATGGCCGGTCTGCTCGCACAGCAGGGGCCGGACGTGTTCCATTCACTCGCCGGCTACATCGTGACAGTGATCGGCGGCATCGGCGTGCATGTCATCATCCTGCTGCTCATCTGCAAATACGCAGGCCGGATGAGCCCCCTACGGCTTCTGAGGGGAATCCGGGAAGCATGGCTCATCGCTTTTTCCACCCGCTCATCGGCGGCAACACTGCCCGTAACGCTCCGGTGCGCCGAGGAAAACCTGGGCATATCGCGCAAGGTGACAGAATTCGTCCTGCCCGTCGGAGCGACACTCAACATGGACGGGACCGCACTCTATGAAGGTGTCGCCATCATCTTTCTCATCCAGATGTTCGGCGGCATGCCGGACGTGGGCATCACCCTGGAACCGCTTGCCCTCCTGCTCATCTTCCTGGCAGCGGTGCTGGCCAGCGTGGGAGCGGCCGCCGTTCCTGACGCAGGACTCATTACGATGGTACTTGTCGCCGGAGTAGTCGGCCTGCCCGAATACTATCTTGTCTACATCTTCGCCGTAGATGCCTTTCTGGACATGTTCCGCACCTCCACCAATGTCATGGGCGATACTGTGGGCGCGGTCGTCATGCAGCGGATTGAAGGCGGGCGGCTGAAGATCGCGGCTTAG
- a CDS encoding NAD-dependent epimerase/dehydratase family protein, which produces MLAFVTGANGLLGSALVRALNRRGVRVKGLVRPGSDRSTLEGTLCEVIEGDLSTIDALRKGTEGADWLFHAAGTTARWYPDPEVHRLTNIVGTANVFQVARQHRVKRAVYVGSLAVPRGVPGELSRTKMRAAEIAFENIKHGMHVVTVHPAVMAGPRDAKPSPMGQAIIDYVKGDLTRYPRGGTGVIDVEDCAEHTVLALERGLPGHEYILSAEYLSTQDIFQMIDFLIKRPVSGRPVPLLASKACAALGELGAKFSGKPPRYSWFTERYLKAKPGSVNGGDGDRRVLRLPDPSPPEVFFLKAINWFSEKGMLQKQVRQY; this is translated from the coding sequence ATGCTGGCTTTTGTGACAGGTGCAAACGGGCTTCTGGGATCAGCTCTGGTCAGGGCACTGAACCGCCGGGGTGTACGGGTGAAGGGGCTTGTCCGTCCGGGTTCGGACCGCTCGACGCTGGAGGGAACCCTGTGCGAAGTCATTGAGGGTGATCTTTCCACCATTGATGCTCTTCGCAAGGGGACCGAGGGAGCCGACTGGCTGTTTCACGCTGCAGGCACCACCGCCCGCTGGTACCCGGATCCTGAGGTTCATCGCCTCACAAATATCGTTGGTACGGCCAATGTCTTTCAGGTCGCCCGGCAGCACAGGGTGAAAAGGGCCGTTTACGTCGGCTCGCTGGCGGTGCCAAGGGGGGTACCTGGCGAGCTGTCGCGTACCAAGATGCGCGCCGCCGAGATCGCCTTCGAGAACATTAAGCATGGCATGCATGTGGTAACAGTTCATCCGGCCGTGATGGCTGGTCCTCGCGACGCCAAGCCTTCCCCGATGGGACAGGCAATTATTGACTATGTAAAGGGCGACCTCACCCGCTACCCGCGTGGCGGAACCGGTGTCATCGACGTGGAGGACTGCGCCGAGCACACGGTCCTGGCACTGGAGCGCGGACTCCCTGGCCACGAATATATCCTGTCGGCCGAATACCTCTCGACACAGGACATTTTCCAGATGATCGACTTTCTCATCAAGCGGCCGGTCTCTGGCCGTCCTGTTCCGCTTCTTGCTTCCAAAGCCTGCGCGGCCCTCGGCGAACTGGGGGCGAAGTTCTCCGGCAAGCCGCCGCGCTACAGCTGGTTCACCGAGCGTTACCTCAAGGCAAAACCGGGTTCGGTGAATGGGGGCGACGGGGATCGCCGCGTTCTGCGCCTGCCCGATCCCAGTCCGCCTGAGGTATTTTTCCTCAAGGCCATCAACTGGTTCAGCGAGAAGGGCATGCTCCAGAAGCAGGTCCGGCAGTACTGA
- a CDS encoding nitronate monooxygenase yields MAVRTQLCELLGIEHPIILGGMMGVSDGVLSAAVSEAGGLGTISAATFGAEGTKREILKLKERTQKPFSVNLPIFHPEVPKIVDALLSTEVKIVTTAAGSPEKFTKALKDKGITVLHVVSSVRTALKAEAAGVDVVVAEGVDSGGKVSPDEIPTISLIPQVVDAVKIPVVAAGGLADGRGLLAALALGAVGAQFGTLFIATDEAPAHPNWKKVLVGAGDAATGVACRKSSPTRLIRNDFFMELDSQDAPGKKPMDFMMIQGQGMARIPSDSEGTKGNYTAGAGAGLIHKILPTAEIIRRLVADTETGIERLSGFRRLT; encoded by the coding sequence ATGGCAGTCCGAACCCAGCTCTGTGAGCTGCTTGGCATCGAACACCCGATCATCCTGGGCGGCATGATGGGAGTATCTGACGGTGTTCTGTCAGCAGCGGTATCCGAAGCAGGGGGACTGGGGACCATTTCTGCGGCCACTTTTGGTGCTGAAGGAACCAAGCGGGAAATCCTGAAACTGAAGGAGCGGACGCAGAAACCGTTTTCCGTCAACCTGCCCATCTTTCATCCAGAAGTTCCAAAAATCGTGGATGCGCTGCTGTCCACCGAGGTAAAAATTGTCACTACGGCAGCCGGAAGTCCTGAAAAGTTCACCAAGGCGCTGAAGGACAAGGGTATAACTGTTTTGCACGTGGTCTCTTCCGTAAGAACAGCCCTCAAGGCGGAAGCGGCTGGAGTTGATGTCGTCGTAGCTGAAGGAGTCGATTCTGGGGGAAAAGTCAGTCCGGATGAAATCCCCACGATTTCCCTGATCCCGCAGGTCGTGGATGCTGTTAAAATCCCAGTAGTTGCCGCCGGGGGACTTGCCGACGGGCGCGGGCTTCTGGCCGCCTTGGCGCTCGGAGCTGTTGGCGCACAGTTCGGAACGCTATTTATAGCGACCGATGAGGCGCCGGCTCATCCAAACTGGAAAAAAGTCCTTGTAGGTGCTGGCGATGCCGCAACAGGTGTTGCCTGCCGCAAGTCATCTCCTACCCGCCTGATCCGGAACGACTTTTTCATGGAACTGGATAGCCAGGATGCCCCCGGGAAGAAGCCGATGGATTTCATGATGATCCAGGGACAGGGAATGGCCCGGATTCCGTCAGACTCTGAAGGCACCAAGGGGAACTATACTGCGGGTGCCGGTGCCGGGCTGATTCATAAAATCTTGCCAACAGCCGAGATCATTCGCAGGCTTGTTGCCGATACCGAAACGGGGATAGAAAGACTCTCGGGTTTTCGGCGGCTTACCTGA
- a CDS encoding sigma 54-interacting transcriptional regulator produces the protein MELSTGSNLAVSAAAAALCLILTVMFGFLAWSGVRRAPNGALALLTLVLAIQMAGYAGMRTASNDASLAKWSQLVTACTITIIPLWLGLVRAVVGRPARQALYWAWGAAAFLLAFVPSALMLGNESVEWNRLGVHRHPVPGPFYWVHFIYAAAGISIGASYWLVEARRHHGLFPGGVGRLKPVAFAALLPGSLMLVNLLNLAGLVSFTAPMELVVAGLMLAAATGLFEEFVATHRLLEGELANVNRLNEEIFLGRERERELAEENQRLLREEIRSLRHELGTGTPVSRIVGTSAAIQELTALVGRVAATETTVLITGETGTGKELIAQELHRLSPRSGKPFLAVNVAALPEPLLESELFGHIRGAFTGADRDRAGLFELSGGGTLFLDEIGEASPALQVKLLRVLQERTIQRVGSAESINVDVRIVAATHRDLDKLQREARFRQDLFFRLNVIRIDVPPLRQRADDIPLLAGHFLRKHAERQRKPVQGISRKALTALTVHPWPGNIRELENVIERAVALTETDLITAADLPPSMSAPVSASATAATEGGAADLTDAPVHLVTGRPELAELERRYLYYVLEQCGGVRAEAARQLGIDVTTLYRRLKQYEQTQDPDAKTSNAGKSK, from the coding sequence GTGGAGCTGAGTACCGGCAGCAATCTGGCTGTTTCTGCGGCGGCGGCGGCCTTATGCCTGATACTGACGGTGATGTTCGGCTTTCTCGCCTGGAGTGGCGTGAGGCGTGCGCCAAATGGCGCACTGGCATTATTAACCCTTGTCCTTGCTATCCAGATGGCGGGCTATGCCGGCATGCGAACGGCCAGCAACGATGCCTCACTCGCCAAATGGTCCCAGCTCGTTACTGCCTGCACGATTACCATTATTCCCCTGTGGCTCGGTCTTGTCCGGGCGGTGGTGGGACGTCCGGCGAGGCAGGCCCTCTACTGGGCATGGGGGGCCGCAGCGTTCCTGCTGGCTTTCGTTCCTTCCGCGCTGATGCTCGGCAACGAATCGGTTGAATGGAACCGGCTCGGTGTTCACCGACATCCGGTTCCGGGCCCGTTTTACTGGGTCCATTTCATCTATGCGGCGGCGGGCATTTCCATCGGCGCCAGTTACTGGTTAGTCGAGGCCCGCCGCCATCACGGACTGTTTCCCGGCGGCGTCGGACGGCTGAAACCGGTCGCATTTGCCGCCCTGCTGCCGGGCAGTCTCATGCTGGTGAATCTTCTGAATCTCGCCGGACTTGTCTCCTTCACCGCTCCGATGGAGCTGGTCGTTGCCGGGCTCATGCTGGCCGCCGCAACCGGCCTGTTCGAGGAGTTCGTCGCCACCCACCGGCTGCTGGAGGGCGAACTGGCCAACGTCAATCGCCTGAACGAGGAGATATTCCTGGGACGGGAACGGGAGCGGGAACTGGCCGAGGAAAACCAGCGGCTTCTGCGCGAGGAGATCCGCTCACTCCGGCATGAACTGGGCACCGGCACCCCCGTGTCGCGGATCGTGGGCACGTCGGCCGCCATCCAGGAACTGACCGCCCTGGTCGGCCGCGTGGCCGCCACGGAAACAACCGTGCTGATCACCGGCGAAACCGGCACCGGCAAGGAACTTATCGCCCAGGAACTCCACCGCCTGAGCCCGAGATCCGGGAAGCCGTTTCTCGCCGTCAATGTCGCGGCGCTTCCGGAACCTCTTCTGGAGAGCGAGCTGTTTGGCCACATCCGTGGCGCCTTCACTGGCGCCGACCGGGACCGGGCCGGGCTGTTTGAACTGTCTGGCGGCGGCACGCTGTTCCTTGACGAAATCGGCGAGGCAAGCCCTGCCCTTCAGGTCAAACTGCTGCGCGTGCTCCAGGAACGGACAATCCAGCGGGTAGGATCGGCAGAATCCATCAATGTGGATGTGCGCATCGTGGCAGCCACCCATCGTGATCTCGATAAACTCCAGCGCGAAGCAAGGTTCCGGCAGGATCTCTTTTTCCGGCTGAATGTGATCCGCATTGACGTTCCGCCCCTCCGCCAGCGGGCCGATGATATACCGCTGCTCGCCGGGCACTTCCTGCGCAAACACGCCGAGCGGCAGCGGAAACCCGTTCAGGGTATCTCACGTAAGGCCCTCACTGCCCTGACCGTCCATCCGTGGCCGGGAAACATCCGCGAACTCGAAAATGTAATCGAGCGGGCTGTCGCGCTGACTGAAACCGATCTCATTACTGCCGCTGACCTGCCGCCATCGATGAGTGCACCGGTTTCGGCCAGTGCGACGGCGGCTACGGAAGGCGGTGCAGCCGACCTGACCGATGCCCCGGTTCATCTCGTGACCGGACGGCCGGAACTGGCCGAACTGGAGCGCCGGTACCTTTACTACGTACTGGAGCAATGCGGCGGCGTCCGGGCTGAAGCGGCCCGGCAACTTGGTATCGACGTGACGACCCTCTACCGCCGTCTCAAGCAGTACGAACAGACCCAAGACCCCGACGCCAAAACCAGTAACGCCGGAAAGAGTAAATAA